A single region of the Brachypodium distachyon strain Bd21 chromosome 3, Brachypodium_distachyon_v3.0, whole genome shotgun sequence genome encodes:
- the LOC100846628 gene encoding protein SAR DEFICIENT 4: MASPAPPPPFVYIDAAALHEFLPFPSLISHLRAGLPAFSEDIHCPHRVSFPLPTSPSAALLLMPSWCAHPSLPYLALKAVTSFPANSPRLPSVHAAVSLFSSATGAPLASLDGSVLTLLRTAAVSALAASLLASPSRPPSTLALAGAGALAPYLAEAHLSALPSISRILVWNRTKAKSAALVAKLREAHPGVAVEEVDSMDEAVSVADVVSCATGSQEPIVRGGLLRPGAHLDLVGSFTPAMRECDDEALQRGRVFIDFEAAMDEAGELVGAVKRGVLQREDMAGTLAELAAGTVAGRRSDDEITVFKSVGTAVVDLLAAQLAYENYIATKNT, from the coding sequence atggcgtcgccggcgcccccTCCCCCGTTCGTCTACATCGACGCCGCGGCGCTCCACGAGTTCCTCCCCTTCCCGTCCCTGATCTCCCATCTCCGCGCCGGCCTCCCCGCCTTCTCCGAGGACATCCACTGCCCACACCGCGTCTCTTTCCCGCTCCCCACCTCTCCCTccgcggcgctcctcctcaTGCCCTCCTGGTGCGCGCACCCTTCGCTCCCCTACCTCGCCCTCAAGGCCGTCACCTCCTTCCCCGCCAACTCTCCGCGCCTCCCCTCCGtccacgccgccgtctccctcttcAGCTCCGCCACCGGCGCCCCCCTCGCCTCCCTCGACGGCTCCGTCCTCACCCTCctccgcaccgccgccgtctcggccctcgccgcctccctcctggCCTCCCCCTCCCGGCCCCCGTCCACGCTcgcgctcgccggcgccggcgccctcgCGCCCTACCTCGCCGAAGCGCACCTATCCGCGCTCCCCTCAATCTCCCGCATCCTGGTGTGGAACCGCACCAAGGCCAAATCCGCCGCGCTCGTGGCCAAGCTCCGGGAGGCGCACCCGGGGGTGGCAGTTGAGGAGGTCGACAGCATGGACGAGGCGGTGTCCGTGGCGGACGTTGTGAGCTGCGCGACGGGGTCGCAGGAGCCGATTGTGCGCGGGGGGCTGCTGAGGCCCGGCGCGCACCTGGACCTGGTGGGCTCCTTCACGCCGGCGATGCGTGAGTGCGACGACGAGGCGCTCCAGCGGGGCAGGGTGTTCATCGACTTTGAGGCGGCGATGGACGAGGCCGGGGAGCTGGTTGGCGCGGTGAAGCGCGGCGTGCTTCAGAGGGAGGACATGGCCGGGACGCTCGCGGAGCTGGCCGCGGGGACTGTGGCGGGCCGTCGCAGCGACGACGAGATCACCGTGTTCAAGTCCGTCGGCACCGCAGTGGTCGACCTCTTGGCGGCGCAGCTGGCCTACGAGAACTACATTGCAACCAAGAACACATGA
- the LOC100821124 gene encoding GDP-mannose transporter GONST3, producing the protein MSNLTEPSKEGSTADDSSPLQKTGTWSNILSTLIQQASVYGLAIGYCLSASLLSIINKWAIMKFPYPGALTALQYLTSVAGVLLCGQLKLIEHDGLNLATMWKFLPAAVMFYISIFTNSELLLHANVDTFIVFRSAVPIFVAIGETLYLHQPWPSFRTWLSLSTILGGSVIYVFTDYQFSVTAYSWAVAYLASMSIDFVYIKHVVMTIGLNTWGLVLYNNLEALMLFPLELLIMGEFNQMKVDSSKMANWLSFDVILPVALSCLFGLSISFFGFSCRRAISATGFTVLGIVNKLLTVVVNLLIWDKHASLVGTIGLLICMSGGILYQQSTTKPKAPSVEPKEEKDEEEQKLLEMQQGLEANSTQEHSSTS; encoded by the coding sequence ATGTCTAATCTAACAGAGCCCTCAAAAGAAGGTTCTACAGCTGATGATTCAAGCCCTCTCCAGAAAACTGGAACCTGGAGTAACATATTGAGCACTCTTATCCAGCAAGCTTCAGTCTATGGTTTGGCTATTGGTTATTGCCTGTCAGCATCTCTGCTCTCCATTATCAACAAATGGGCAATCATGAAATTTCCATACCCTGGGGCACTGACAGCTCTACAGTACTTAACTAGTGTTGCTGGAGTTCTCTTATGTGGACAACTAAAGCTTATCGAGCATGATGGCCTGAATTTGGCAACAATGTGGAAGTTCTTACCTGCGGCTGTGATGTTCTACATCTCCATCTTCACAAACAGtgaactgctgctgcatgccAATGTGGATACATTCATCGTGTTTCGCTCTGCTGTGCCGATATTTGTGGCAATCGGAGAGACGTTGTACCTTCACCAACCATGGCCATCGTTCAGGACATGGCTTTCACTTTCCACTATACTTGGTGGAAGTGTGATATATGTTTTCACAGATTACCAGTTCAGTGTGACTGCTTACAGCTGGGCAGTTGCCTATCTAGCCAGCATGTCAATTGATTTTGTGTATATCAAGCACGTCGTCATGACCATTGGGCTTAACACATGGGGCCTTGTGCTCTACAACAATCTTGAGGCTTTGATGCTGTTCCCCCTCGAGCTCCTTATAATGGGAGAGTTTAATCAGATGAAGGTGGACAGCTCTAAAATGGCAAACTGGCTTTCATTCGATGTGATTCTCCCTGTTGCTCTGTCCTGCCTGTTTGGGTTATCGATATCCTTCTTTGGGTTCTCATGTAGAAGGGCCATCTCTGCTACCGGATTTACAGTCCTTGGTATAGTGAACAAGCTCCTGACTGTCGTGGTTAATCTGCTTATCTGGGACAAGCATGCCTCCCTTGTGGGAACAATTGGGCTGCTGATATGCATGTCCGGTGGTATTCTCTACCAGCAGTCCACCACAAAACCAAAGGCACCCAGCGTCGAGCCAAAGGAAgagaaggacgaggaggagcagaagTTGCTTGAGATGCAGCAAGGGCTTGAGGCCAATTCCACTCAAGAACATAGTAGTACCTCGTAA